A genomic region of Microtus ochrogaster isolate Prairie Vole_2 chromosome 15, MicOch1.0, whole genome shotgun sequence contains the following coding sequences:
- the Dennd6b gene encoding protein DENND6B isoform X3 — translation MEVPVDTGPRQAGGGLGVARSTSSGRAARASAIPWARFSAWLECVCVVTFDLELGQALELVYPSDFRLTDKEKSSICYLSFPDSHSGCLGDTQFSFRMRQCGGQKSLWHGDDRPYNSKAPLALQREPAHYLGYVYFRQVKDSSMKRGYFQKSLVLVSRLPFVRLFQSLLSLIAPEYFEKLAPCLEAVCNEIDQWPAPVPGQTLNLPVMGVVIQNLLPAPVVLTSVHELDLFRCFRPVLTHVQTLWELMLLGEPLVVLAPSPDVSSELVLALTSCLQPLKFCCDFRPYFTIHDSEFKELTTRTQAPPNVVLGVTNPFFIKTLQHWPHVLRIGEPKMSGDLPKQVKLKKPSRLKTLDTKPGLYTSYTAHLHRDKALLKRLLKGVQKKRPWDAQSALLRRHLLELTQSFIIPLEHYMASLMPLQKSITPWKSPPQICPFRQDDFLRSLEHAGPQLTCILKGDWLGLYRRFFKSPHFDGWYRQRHKEMAQKLEALHLEAICEAQNIEAWMKDKSEVEVVDLVLKLREKLVRAQGHQLPVKEVTLQRAQLYIDTVIGSLPKDLQAVLCPP, via the exons ATGGAGGTGCCGGTGGATACCGGGCCTAGGCAAGCTGGCGGAGGACTAGGCGTGGCCAGGTCCACATCCTCCGGCCGTGCAGCGCGGGCCTCGGCGATACCCTGGGCTCGCTTCTCTGCCTGGCTGGAGTGCGTGTGCGTGGTCACCTTCGATCTGGAGCTGGGCCAGGCGCTGGAG CTCGTCTATCCGAGTGACTTCCGGCTCACAGATAAGGAG AAAAGCAGCATCTGCTACCTGTCCTTTCCAGACTCCCACTCAG GATGCCTTGGAGACACTCAGTTCAGTTTCCGCATGCgtcagtgtggaggtcagaagagcctCTGGCATGGTGACGACAGGCCTTATAATAGCAAGGCCCCCTTGGCACTGCAG AGAGAGCCAGCACACTACCTGGGCTATGTGTACTTCAGACAGGTGAAGGACAGCTCTATGAAGAGGGGCTACTTCCAGAAG TCTTTAGTGCTGGTGTCCCGCCTGCCATTTGTCCGGCTGTTTCAGTCACTCCTAAGCCTGATTGCCCCTGAATACTTTGAGAAGCTGGCACCCTGCCTGGAAGCAG TTTGTAATGAGATTGACCAATGGCCAGCCCCCGTGCCTGGGCAGACCCTGAACCTACCTGTCATGGGAGTCGTCATTCAG AACCTGCTGCCAGCCCCAGTCGTCCTCACTAGTGTTCATGAACTGGATCTGTTTAG GTGCTTCCGGCCAGTGCTAACTCATGTGCAAACCCTGTGGGAGCTCATGCTCCTTGGGGAGCCCCTCGTGGTCCTGGCACCCTCGCCTGATGTGTCTTCAGAACTGGTGCTAGCCCTGACCAG CTGCCTACAGCCCCTGAAGTTCTGCTGTGACTTCCGCCCCTACTTCACCATTCACGACAGTGAGTTCAAGGAGCTCACAACACGAACACAGGCTCC acCAAACGTGGTCCTAGGAGTCACAAACCCTTTCTTTATCAAAACACTCCAGCACTGGCCTCATGTCCTCCGAATTGGGGAGCCCAAGATGTCAG GGGACCTTCCTAAGCAAGTCAAGCTTAAAAAACCCTCGCGGCTAAAGACCCTCGACACCAAGCCAG GCCTCTACACCTCATATACTGCCCATCTCCACCGGGACAAAGCACTGCTTAAACGGCTGCTCAAG GGAGTACAGAAGAAGAGGCCATGGGACGCACAAAGTGCCCTGCTGAGGCGGCACCTCCTAGAACTCACACAGAGTTTCATCATTCCCCTG GAGCACTACATGGCGAGCCTCATGCCACTGCAGAAGAGCATCACACCCTGGAAG AGTCCCCCCCAGATCTGCCCCTTCCGCCAGGATGATTTCCTGCGTAGCCTGGAACACGCAGGACCCCAGCTCACCTGCATCCTCAAGGGCGACTGGCTGGGCCTCTACAG GCGTTTTTTCAAGTCCCCCCATTTTGATGGCTGGTATCGGCAGCGGCATAAAGAGATGGCCCAGAAGCTGGAGGCTCTACACCTGGAAGCTATTTGTGAGGCG CAGAACATTGAGGCCTGGATGAAGGACAAGTCAGAGGTGGAAGTGGTGGACCTAGTCCTGAAACTTCGAGAAAAGCTG GTGCGGGCACAGGGCCACCAGCTCCCTGTGAAGGAGGTGACACTGCAGCGGGCTCAGCTGTACATCGATACAGTTATTGGCTCCCTGCCCAAGGACCTACAAGCAGTCCTGTGCCCTCCCTAG
- the Dennd6b gene encoding protein DENND6B isoform X1 — MEVPVDTGPRQAGGGLGVARSTSSGRAARASAIPWARFSAWLECVCVVTFDLELGQALELVYPSDFRLTDKEKSSICYLSFPDSHSGCLGDTQFSFRMRQCGGQKSLWHGDDRPYNSKAPLALQREPAHYLGYVYFRQVKDSSMKRGYFQKSLVLVSRLPFVRLFQSLLSLIAPEYFEKLAPCLEAVCNEIDQWPAPVPGQTLNLPVMGVVIQVRIPSRVDKLEPNPPKQCDQENLLPAPVVLTSVHELDLFRCFRPVLTHVQTLWELMLLGEPLVVLAPSPDVSSELVLALTSCLQPLKFCCDFRPYFTIHDSEFKELTTRTQAPPNVVLGVTNPFFIKTLQHWPHVLRIGEPKMSGDLPKQVKLKKPSRLKTLDTKPGLYTSYTAHLHRDKALLKRLLKGVQKKRPWDAQSALLRRHLLELTQSFIIPLEHYMASLMPLQKSITPWKSPPQICPFRQDDFLRSLEHAGPQLTCILKGDWLGLYRRFFKSPHFDGWYRQRHKEMAQKLEALHLEAICEAQNIEAWMKDKSEVEVVDLVLKLREKLVRAQGHQLPVKEVTLQRAQLYIDTVIGSLPKDLQAVLCPP, encoded by the exons ATGGAGGTGCCGGTGGATACCGGGCCTAGGCAAGCTGGCGGAGGACTAGGCGTGGCCAGGTCCACATCCTCCGGCCGTGCAGCGCGGGCCTCGGCGATACCCTGGGCTCGCTTCTCTGCCTGGCTGGAGTGCGTGTGCGTGGTCACCTTCGATCTGGAGCTGGGCCAGGCGCTGGAG CTCGTCTATCCGAGTGACTTCCGGCTCACAGATAAGGAG AAAAGCAGCATCTGCTACCTGTCCTTTCCAGACTCCCACTCAG GATGCCTTGGAGACACTCAGTTCAGTTTCCGCATGCgtcagtgtggaggtcagaagagcctCTGGCATGGTGACGACAGGCCTTATAATAGCAAGGCCCCCTTGGCACTGCAG AGAGAGCCAGCACACTACCTGGGCTATGTGTACTTCAGACAGGTGAAGGACAGCTCTATGAAGAGGGGCTACTTCCAGAAG TCTTTAGTGCTGGTGTCCCGCCTGCCATTTGTCCGGCTGTTTCAGTCACTCCTAAGCCTGATTGCCCCTGAATACTTTGAGAAGCTGGCACCCTGCCTGGAAGCAG TTTGTAATGAGATTGACCAATGGCCAGCCCCCGTGCCTGGGCAGACCCTGAACCTACCTGTCATGGGAGTCGTCATTCAG gTGCGCATCCCATCCAGGGTGGACAAGCTGGAACCCAATCCGCCAAAGCAGTGTGACcaagag AACCTGCTGCCAGCCCCAGTCGTCCTCACTAGTGTTCATGAACTGGATCTGTTTAG GTGCTTCCGGCCAGTGCTAACTCATGTGCAAACCCTGTGGGAGCTCATGCTCCTTGGGGAGCCCCTCGTGGTCCTGGCACCCTCGCCTGATGTGTCTTCAGAACTGGTGCTAGCCCTGACCAG CTGCCTACAGCCCCTGAAGTTCTGCTGTGACTTCCGCCCCTACTTCACCATTCACGACAGTGAGTTCAAGGAGCTCACAACACGAACACAGGCTCC acCAAACGTGGTCCTAGGAGTCACAAACCCTTTCTTTATCAAAACACTCCAGCACTGGCCTCATGTCCTCCGAATTGGGGAGCCCAAGATGTCAG GGGACCTTCCTAAGCAAGTCAAGCTTAAAAAACCCTCGCGGCTAAAGACCCTCGACACCAAGCCAG GCCTCTACACCTCATATACTGCCCATCTCCACCGGGACAAAGCACTGCTTAAACGGCTGCTCAAG GGAGTACAGAAGAAGAGGCCATGGGACGCACAAAGTGCCCTGCTGAGGCGGCACCTCCTAGAACTCACACAGAGTTTCATCATTCCCCTG GAGCACTACATGGCGAGCCTCATGCCACTGCAGAAGAGCATCACACCCTGGAAG AGTCCCCCCCAGATCTGCCCCTTCCGCCAGGATGATTTCCTGCGTAGCCTGGAACACGCAGGACCCCAGCTCACCTGCATCCTCAAGGGCGACTGGCTGGGCCTCTACAG GCGTTTTTTCAAGTCCCCCCATTTTGATGGCTGGTATCGGCAGCGGCATAAAGAGATGGCCCAGAAGCTGGAGGCTCTACACCTGGAAGCTATTTGTGAGGCG CAGAACATTGAGGCCTGGATGAAGGACAAGTCAGAGGTGGAAGTGGTGGACCTAGTCCTGAAACTTCGAGAAAAGCTG GTGCGGGCACAGGGCCACCAGCTCCCTGTGAAGGAGGTGACACTGCAGCGGGCTCAGCTGTACATCGATACAGTTATTGGCTCCCTGCCCAAGGACCTACAAGCAGTCCTGTGCCCTCCCTAG
- the Dennd6b gene encoding protein DENND6B isoform X2 — MEVPVDTGPRQAGGGLGVARSTSSGRAARASAIPWARFSAWLECVCVVTFDLELGQALELVYPSDFRLTDKEKSSICYLSFPDSHSGCLGDTQFSFRMRQCGGQKSLWHGDDRPYNSKAPLALQREPAHYLGYVYFRQVKDSSMKRGYFQKSLVLVSRLPFVRLFQSLLSLIAPEYFEKLAPCLEAVCNEIDQWPAPVPGQTLNLPVMGVVIQVRIPSRVDKLEPNPPKQCDQENLLPAPVVLTSVHELDLFRCFRPVLTHVQTLWELMLLGEPLVVLAPSPDVSSELVLALTSCLQPLKFCCDFRPYFTIHDSEFKELTTRTQAPPNVVLGVTNPFFIKTLQHWPHVLRIGEPKMSGDLPKQVKLKKPSRLKTLDTKPGLYTSYTAHLHRDKALLKRLLKGVQKKRPWDAQSALLRRHLLELTQSFIIPLEHYMASLMPLQKSITPWKSPPQICPFRQDDFLRSLEHAGPQLTCILKGDWLGLYRRFFKSPHFDGWYRQRHKEMAQKLEALHLEAICEANIEAWMKDKSEVEVVDLVLKLREKLVRAQGHQLPVKEVTLQRAQLYIDTVIGSLPKDLQAVLCPP; from the exons ATGGAGGTGCCGGTGGATACCGGGCCTAGGCAAGCTGGCGGAGGACTAGGCGTGGCCAGGTCCACATCCTCCGGCCGTGCAGCGCGGGCCTCGGCGATACCCTGGGCTCGCTTCTCTGCCTGGCTGGAGTGCGTGTGCGTGGTCACCTTCGATCTGGAGCTGGGCCAGGCGCTGGAG CTCGTCTATCCGAGTGACTTCCGGCTCACAGATAAGGAG AAAAGCAGCATCTGCTACCTGTCCTTTCCAGACTCCCACTCAG GATGCCTTGGAGACACTCAGTTCAGTTTCCGCATGCgtcagtgtggaggtcagaagagcctCTGGCATGGTGACGACAGGCCTTATAATAGCAAGGCCCCCTTGGCACTGCAG AGAGAGCCAGCACACTACCTGGGCTATGTGTACTTCAGACAGGTGAAGGACAGCTCTATGAAGAGGGGCTACTTCCAGAAG TCTTTAGTGCTGGTGTCCCGCCTGCCATTTGTCCGGCTGTTTCAGTCACTCCTAAGCCTGATTGCCCCTGAATACTTTGAGAAGCTGGCACCCTGCCTGGAAGCAG TTTGTAATGAGATTGACCAATGGCCAGCCCCCGTGCCTGGGCAGACCCTGAACCTACCTGTCATGGGAGTCGTCATTCAG gTGCGCATCCCATCCAGGGTGGACAAGCTGGAACCCAATCCGCCAAAGCAGTGTGACcaagag AACCTGCTGCCAGCCCCAGTCGTCCTCACTAGTGTTCATGAACTGGATCTGTTTAG GTGCTTCCGGCCAGTGCTAACTCATGTGCAAACCCTGTGGGAGCTCATGCTCCTTGGGGAGCCCCTCGTGGTCCTGGCACCCTCGCCTGATGTGTCTTCAGAACTGGTGCTAGCCCTGACCAG CTGCCTACAGCCCCTGAAGTTCTGCTGTGACTTCCGCCCCTACTTCACCATTCACGACAGTGAGTTCAAGGAGCTCACAACACGAACACAGGCTCC acCAAACGTGGTCCTAGGAGTCACAAACCCTTTCTTTATCAAAACACTCCAGCACTGGCCTCATGTCCTCCGAATTGGGGAGCCCAAGATGTCAG GGGACCTTCCTAAGCAAGTCAAGCTTAAAAAACCCTCGCGGCTAAAGACCCTCGACACCAAGCCAG GCCTCTACACCTCATATACTGCCCATCTCCACCGGGACAAAGCACTGCTTAAACGGCTGCTCAAG GGAGTACAGAAGAAGAGGCCATGGGACGCACAAAGTGCCCTGCTGAGGCGGCACCTCCTAGAACTCACACAGAGTTTCATCATTCCCCTG GAGCACTACATGGCGAGCCTCATGCCACTGCAGAAGAGCATCACACCCTGGAAG AGTCCCCCCCAGATCTGCCCCTTCCGCCAGGATGATTTCCTGCGTAGCCTGGAACACGCAGGACCCCAGCTCACCTGCATCCTCAAGGGCGACTGGCTGGGCCTCTACAG GCGTTTTTTCAAGTCCCCCCATTTTGATGGCTGGTATCGGCAGCGGCATAAAGAGATGGCCCAGAAGCTGGAGGCTCTACACCTGGAAGCTATTTGTGAGGCG AACATTGAGGCCTGGATGAAGGACAAGTCAGAGGTGGAAGTGGTGGACCTAGTCCTGAAACTTCGAGAAAAGCTG GTGCGGGCACAGGGCCACCAGCTCCCTGTGAAGGAGGTGACACTGCAGCGGGCTCAGCTGTACATCGATACAGTTATTGGCTCCCTGCCCAAGGACCTACAAGCAGTCCTGTGCCCTCCCTAG
- the Dennd6b gene encoding protein DENND6B isoform X4, producing the protein MEVPVDTGPRQAGGGLGVARSTSSGRAARASAIPWARFSAWLECVCVVTFDLELGQALELVYPSDFRLTDKEKSSICYLSFPDSHSGCLGDTQFSFRMRQCGGQKSLWHGDDRPYNSKAPLALQREPAHYLGYVYFRQVKDSSMKRGYFQKSLVLVSRLPFVRLFQSLLSLIAPEYFEKLAPCLEAVCNEIDQWPAPVPGQTLNLPVMGVVIQVRIPSRVDKLEPNPPKQCDQENLLPAPVVLTSVHELDLFRCFRPVLTHVQTLWELMLLGEPLVVLAPSPDVSSELVLALTSCLQPLKFCCDFRPYFTIHDSEFKELTTRTQAPPNVVLGVTNPFFIKTLQHWPHVLRIGEPKMSGDLPKQVKLKKPSRLKTLDTKPGLYTSYTAHLHRDKALLKRLLKGVQKKRPWDAQSALLRRHLLELTQSFIIPLEHYMASLMPLQKSITPWKSPPQICPFRQDDFLRSLEHAGPQLTCILKGDWLGLYRRFFKSPHFDGWYRQRHKEMAQKLEALHLEAI; encoded by the exons ATGGAGGTGCCGGTGGATACCGGGCCTAGGCAAGCTGGCGGAGGACTAGGCGTGGCCAGGTCCACATCCTCCGGCCGTGCAGCGCGGGCCTCGGCGATACCCTGGGCTCGCTTCTCTGCCTGGCTGGAGTGCGTGTGCGTGGTCACCTTCGATCTGGAGCTGGGCCAGGCGCTGGAG CTCGTCTATCCGAGTGACTTCCGGCTCACAGATAAGGAG AAAAGCAGCATCTGCTACCTGTCCTTTCCAGACTCCCACTCAG GATGCCTTGGAGACACTCAGTTCAGTTTCCGCATGCgtcagtgtggaggtcagaagagcctCTGGCATGGTGACGACAGGCCTTATAATAGCAAGGCCCCCTTGGCACTGCAG AGAGAGCCAGCACACTACCTGGGCTATGTGTACTTCAGACAGGTGAAGGACAGCTCTATGAAGAGGGGCTACTTCCAGAAG TCTTTAGTGCTGGTGTCCCGCCTGCCATTTGTCCGGCTGTTTCAGTCACTCCTAAGCCTGATTGCCCCTGAATACTTTGAGAAGCTGGCACCCTGCCTGGAAGCAG TTTGTAATGAGATTGACCAATGGCCAGCCCCCGTGCCTGGGCAGACCCTGAACCTACCTGTCATGGGAGTCGTCATTCAG gTGCGCATCCCATCCAGGGTGGACAAGCTGGAACCCAATCCGCCAAAGCAGTGTGACcaagag AACCTGCTGCCAGCCCCAGTCGTCCTCACTAGTGTTCATGAACTGGATCTGTTTAG GTGCTTCCGGCCAGTGCTAACTCATGTGCAAACCCTGTGGGAGCTCATGCTCCTTGGGGAGCCCCTCGTGGTCCTGGCACCCTCGCCTGATGTGTCTTCAGAACTGGTGCTAGCCCTGACCAG CTGCCTACAGCCCCTGAAGTTCTGCTGTGACTTCCGCCCCTACTTCACCATTCACGACAGTGAGTTCAAGGAGCTCACAACACGAACACAGGCTCC acCAAACGTGGTCCTAGGAGTCACAAACCCTTTCTTTATCAAAACACTCCAGCACTGGCCTCATGTCCTCCGAATTGGGGAGCCCAAGATGTCAG GGGACCTTCCTAAGCAAGTCAAGCTTAAAAAACCCTCGCGGCTAAAGACCCTCGACACCAAGCCAG GCCTCTACACCTCATATACTGCCCATCTCCACCGGGACAAAGCACTGCTTAAACGGCTGCTCAAG GGAGTACAGAAGAAGAGGCCATGGGACGCACAAAGTGCCCTGCTGAGGCGGCACCTCCTAGAACTCACACAGAGTTTCATCATTCCCCTG GAGCACTACATGGCGAGCCTCATGCCACTGCAGAAGAGCATCACACCCTGGAAG AGTCCCCCCCAGATCTGCCCCTTCCGCCAGGATGATTTCCTGCGTAGCCTGGAACACGCAGGACCCCAGCTCACCTGCATCCTCAAGGGCGACTGGCTGGGCCTCTACAG GCGTTTTTTCAAGTCCCCCCATTTTGATGGCTGGTATCGGCAGCGGCATAAAGAGATGGCCCAGAAGCTGGAGGCTCTACACCTGGAAGCTATTT AA